Genomic segment of Malania oleifera isolate guangnan ecotype guangnan chromosome 7, ASM2987363v1, whole genome shotgun sequence:
ATCAACCTAGAAGAAATGATGGACACCAGGGGAAATCACATCGAGCTGAAAAGGAAAGGTAATAATCGTGAGATGGGAGAATCCTCTAGATCCACGGAAAGACAGGATACTAGTACGCTGCTCACCAGCCCTAAGATGAGAGGGCAGTCGAGTAAGTTCTCCACCTATACACCCCTAAATGTACTGCATTCTGAAGTACTGATGCAAAGAAGGAAGAAGGCCTATATCTTgtggcctgaacctatgcgaacCCCTTTACATAGACGAAACATGTCCAAGTTTTATCAATTCCACAGGGATCATGAGCACGATACAGAGGAATGTATTCAAATGAAGAATAAGATTGAAGCCTTGATAAAAAGGGGATACCTATCAAGGTTTATAAAAAAAGAAGTTCCACAAAGGGAACCTCACGAGCAGAGGAGACCCAACGGGAACAAGAAGGAAGAACGGGTCAGAGGGAAAATCGTGGTGATCTTTGGAGGATCCGCTAGCGGAGGAGATAGCGGAGGTGCTCGCAAAAGgtatgctaaacaggtgctctCAACAGAGAGAGGGGAACCAAGTAGCAATAGGAAAAAACAAaatgatgatatcatctttgatAGCGGAGGCGAAGGAGTACAACAACCACATGACGACACACCAGTACTCTCCCTATTGGTAGCAAATTACAAAGTTAGACGCATATTGATAGATAACGGGAGCTCAGCAAATGTTATGTTCTGGTTAGTACTCGAATGAATGAAGATCGGTAAGGAATGACTCAAACCAAAATCAACCCCCTTGGTTGGGTTTGGTGGAGACATAGTTCATCCCATGGGAATAATCACACTCCTGGTGACAATGGGGATGACCTCGCAGCAAGTTAACTGACAGAGTTCCTGGTGGTGAACCGGCCTTCGGTATACAATATCATATTGGGCCGCCCTTTGCTTAATGCAGTTCAAGCTATAACATCGACGTACCACCTCAAGATGAAATTCCCTATGCTGCACAGGACATGGGTGGTCAAGGGAGatcaagcagtatcttggaactTCTACGCCATAGCGctaaaagggaagatggaggcaaGAGAAACCTTAAATGTGGAAGATCTAGAAGTAAGGGGGCAATATTCCCAAATCAGCACAGTGGATGAAGACATCACGCACGTACCTCTAAATGGCCACTAGGAGAGATGTGTGCAGATCGGGAGTTGCTTGCCTAACACCATGAGAGCAGAGCTAAGCGAACTGTTGAACGAATTCGCAGATGTGttcacttggtcgaccgaagacaTGCCAGGCATTAATCCTGCCATCATAGAACACAGGCTGCAGGTCGACCCCAACCACCTACCAGTGAAACAGA
This window contains:
- the LOC131160908 gene encoding uncharacterized protein LOC131160908, producing MGESSRSTERQDTSTLLTSPKMRGQSSKFSTYTPLNVLHSEVLMQRRKKAYILWPEPMRTPLHRRNMSKFYQFHRDHEHDTEECIQMKNKIEALIKRGYLSRFIKKEVPQREPHEQRRPNGNKKEERVRGKIVVIFGGSASGGDSGGARKRYAKQVLSTERGEPSSNRKKQNDDIIFDSGGEGVQQPHDDTPVLSLLVANYKVRRILIDNGSSANVMFCSSYNIDVPPQDEIPYAAQDMGGQGRSSSILELLRHSAKREDGGKRNLKCGRSRSKGAIFPNQHSG